The Kordia sp. SMS9 DNA window GTTTTGCAGTACACTTTCTTTGAGATTGATTGGCAGTGTTTGCACTTCACTATTTCTTTGCGGAATTGTATATGCTGGTATGACAGCATTGCGAATTGTTTCGTTTTCTAACGCCAATTGAAAGTGTGTAATTTGTGCGGCAATTACAGCATCTTCAAAGTTTTCAATTGTTTGTTTTGCTTGTTTTTCTTGAATGAAGTTCGAAATCGTTTTCGAGATCCATGCATATTTTTCATCTTTTAGTATTTGTGCAACTTCCCAAAAAAGTGTTCCTAATAGAAGGTGTTTTTCTGTAGCGAGTGTTGCTTTTTGATCTTCATATAGCTTTGTACATCTTTCTAAATATGTTATAAGTTCATTTTTGATGGTTTCATCGGCAGTTTTTTGCCATAAATGCAGTGTAAATTTGGCTACTCCAACATGAATGAACAGATTGTCCAACAACGGTCCGAAAAACGTACTGTTTTCTTGCTGTACAGCTTCTAGCGCAGCTTGATAGGTTTTTGTGTTTTCCATTCCTTTTTTCGTCGCTTTCCAACCTAAGTTTTCATCCCAAAATTGACGTTGGTAAGAATATATTTGTTTCGCAATTGTCACAAATTCATCTTGATGATACGCTTCTGAAAGTATTAAGAAAGCTGTTCCAATTCCTGCATTGCCGTATTCAAAATTGAGCAAGCCATGTTGTTTTTCTAACCGATCTTTCCAAAAGATACCTTTGTCCGTAATTTGTGCTTCTGCTATCATTTTTTCCGCAAGTGCATCGATCCATTTTTTCGCTTTTGCATCATTTGTTACATCATAATAATATTGCAATACCAACAAACAGCCAGAACGACCTGCATTGATAGTATTGTTCGTATATGGAGAAATGATAAAGTTGTGAATGTCTTTTTCTAGTAACGCAAACGCATCGTCAATAAAAGTTTTAGACGTGTCTACTTCTGACAATCGCAACGCGGCATATAAAAACCCTGCTTTTCCTTTTTCAAACGAACAATCGCCTTTTATTTTTTGAACGCATTGATGATACAATTCCATTAACGAATGTAGCTGCGTTCGTGTCTCTGCATTGCGTTGAACCGAATACGAATCTATATAGCATAGTAGTATTTGCATCCAACCTGCTGAATTTTCATCTCTTTTATGTAACGCATTAATATTTACATACAATTCCTCCGTGTTGTATGTGAAATTTTTAGGTTTTATAGTTTCATGTATCTCTTTCATAACGGCTAAATTTTATGCGAATCTAATAAGTCAATGATGTGGAAATAGTGTTCAGGATAATCCATCATCAAGCGATGTTCTATGTGATTGCAGATGGTTTCACTCTTTTTTGCGTAGTTGGCAGGATGCGCATAGTGTACGTTGGTAGGAACGCCATTGAATTCAATTTTTACACCTTCTACGCCTTTGTCAAGATCATTTAATACGGCACGTACCTCTTTGTTGTGATGATCTATCATGCAGTAAAAGAGATATTGTTCGTAGATACAGTTAAAATATCCTACATTAATTTTATCAAGATGTTTTAGGTTTTTGTTGACAAATTCAAACGCTTTGGCGCAGTATTCTTTAAGAAATGGAATGTCATTTCCGCCAAAAACGCCTGCGTTGCATGAATGTACAATTCTGTTTTTTTGGCGTTGTTTTTTGACAACTTTAGGAATGTATGTAAGGTTTTCTTCAACTTCGTTGAGAATTGGGTAGTAAAACGGTAAGTCTTTGTCTAAATTTTGTACGATTAACGGCGCATTGTTGACCTGTTCGTCAAATTTTTTCCAAATAAACACGTCACCATCTATATGCATGAAGGGTTCGTCTTGGATGGAATAGGTATACAACTTTCCTATTGCCCATAAGTCGTTGTGATAGTGATTGACATCTTCAAGCGTAACCGTGACTTTACTGTAGGGAAGATTTAGTTTTTCTATCAGCAACGCTTCGCCTTCTTGATCAGTGACTAATTCCACACGATCATAGAACGCATTGAGCTGAAGACAACTTAATGTCCAACTCATGAAATTGTATCGTTTGTCTAGCCATCCGCCGTTAAAACGATCAAAGTCATTTAAGTTTTTAAATTTTAAACTCGGTTTTGACCAAAAACTTTGTACTATTTTCATAAACTGTTTTCCTTTTTCAACAATTAGATTTGATGCAGGGGAATTACAGTTTTTAGGTCTTTTGTATATATATTAATTTCTGGGGAAAATAACTATACTATGTACTTCTTGTGTTTATATGTGTCCTTCTAGTAATTTTTTTGCGATTAGTATTTTCATGATTTCATTGGTACCTCCGTAGATTTTAGCGACTCTATTATCGGCAAATCTTCGTGCGATTGGATATTCCCACATATAACCGTAACCACCAAATAGTTGTAAACATTCGTCAATGATATTGGTACTCATTTCAGAGGCTGAGCATTTGGCAATTGCTGCTGATTCGGCACTGAGTTCTCCGCGTATTTCCAAGGCAATACATTGATCTATAAATGCCTGATGAATTTGTAGCTGTGTAGCACATTCTGCAAGCTTAAATTGCGTGTTTTGAAAACCTGCAATTGGCTTTTTGAACGCTTTTCGTATGGTCGTATATTTGATCGTTTCTTCAATAGCTCCTTTTGCCATTCCTGCACTAGCAATAGCAATGGTTAGACGTTCTCGTGATAGTTCATTCATCATCAACTGAAAGCCTTTCCCTTCTTCAAACAACACTTGTTCTTTGGGCACTTTTACATTGTCAAAAAATAATGTACATGTATCTTGCGCGTGCATTCCTAGTTTTTTGAAGGTTGTTCCTTTTTGAAAACCTTCTGCGGTGGCATCCATCAAAAGCAATGTAATACTGTCTTTTTGGGACGCATTGGGTGTTTTTACGGCAACAATTGCAAAATCGCACAACAACCCATTTGTGATAAAAATTTTCTGTCCGTTCACCAAATAATAGGAACCTTTGTCAACAGCTGTGGTTTTTATGTTTGACAAATCGCTTCCACAATCGGGTTCTGTCATGGCTATGGCACCAATTTTAGTTCCTTGTGACATTGCGGGCAGATAGCTATTTTTCTGCGCTTCCGTACCATATTTTACAATGTAATTGGCAATAATATCTGAGTGTAATGAGAAGCCAGGACCTGTAATTCCGAAATTGGCTAATTTTTCAATGAATAAGGCACTAAAAGAGAAATCGAACCCAACACCTCCATATTTTTCTGGAACGTCAATACAGAGCAATCCTTGTGTGCCAGTTTGTTCCCAAATTTCTCTGGAAACCTTGCCGTTTTTTTCCCATTCGGCATGAAATGGAAGTATTTCTCTTTTCAAAAAATCGTCAATCATTAACCCAATGAGTTCATGATTTTGACTTTCGTATATGTTTCTTTTTACTAGTAATTCGCTCAGCATTACGATACTTACAATCTTATTTTTTTGGCACTATAGCAATTATTTTCTAGGTAAGTTAGTAAAAAAATAGCTGTTAAAATAGATTTTAAATCAAAATTAACGATTGTTTGACTGTTCGATAAACACTACAACGATTGCGTAAATTGATCCTGGTATTTTTATGTTTAATTTGAGACGTTTTTTGTTCTGAAGATGATTTTTTCAAGATTCCAAAGCTGTCCGTATTTGCATACTTTTTTCTCAACCAAAAAAAAGCTTCACATGTACTGCAAAGCTTTTTTTTAATCTATTGATCAAACTATTTTTTTAAACCACAATGAACGAAGCAAGCAGCTCAGAAAACGCTTGCATACAGTTTTGCTTTAATTCCTTTTCTTGAATTTCTTCCGAAAGTTGAACACATTGTATTGGTAAGGAGTGATTTTGTGGTTTTCGAAGTGAGTTCAATGAATTTTTTGTGACTAAAATTGCGCCGTCTACACTGCCGTCGTTGATGCTTTTCAGACATTCTTTTTCGCGTTTTTTTTCCTCAAAAGATTGAAATACTAGGATGCGATAGCCATATTTGGAAGCTACTTTTTCAATATTGTATAAAAAGCAACTATAAAAATTCGTGTTAATTTGAGGAATGATCACTGCAATCGCTTTGGTTTGTTTTTTACGTAATGCCACCGCATAATTATTAGGAACATAATTATGCTGGTCGGCGATTTTTTGAATGGCTTTTCGGGTAGAAGGACTGATATCGAATTTGTTATTCAATGCCTTTGAAACCGTTGATACCGAAAAACCTGAAAGTTGCGATAAATCTTTTAACGTCATTGTAGAAAATGATGACAAACTCATGTTTTTAATTGTTTTATAATCTGAAGTGCTTTTTGCGTTGTTGCTTTTATTTTTTC harbors:
- a CDS encoding lanthionine synthetase LanC family protein, yielding MKEIHETIKPKNFTYNTEELYVNINALHKRDENSAGWMQILLCYIDSYSVQRNAETRTQLHSLMELYHQCVQKIKGDCSFEKGKAGFLYAALRLSEVDTSKTFIDDAFALLEKDIHNFIISPYTNNTINAGRSGCLLVLQYYYDVTNDAKAKKWIDALAEKMIAEAQITDKGIFWKDRLEKQHGLLNFEYGNAGIGTAFLILSEAYHQDEFVTIAKQIYSYQRQFWDENLGWKATKKGMENTKTYQAALEAVQQENSTFFGPLLDNLFIHVGVAKFTLHLWQKTADETIKNELITYLERCTKLYEDQKATLATEKHLLLGTLFWEVAQILKDEKYAWISKTISNFIQEKQAKQTIENFEDAVIAAQITHFQLALENETIRNAVIPAYTIPQRNSEVQTLPINLKESVLQNTFKRTLAYLKTHHEKLISDYLAQPIEEKVVFNFMMFIKKNLHQFPIAQKKQVSEILKLEISLQNLKKSIKNYAQLEAKNIHTYQKVQAIFNQSDEVVKTHTLQLNPKAKKLITSWSWEQKQGNISQENLQLPESKTNVYILPYYTHLIKEYWQHPNNVVLEYFKNQTQIAVAIAQLKQFYLSQDAIYIDNFSQFVMAASSYVLENLDTILLKIIKEYMAIGLLEIVENRTKSN
- a CDS encoding DUF6734 family protein, whose translation is MKIVQSFWSKPSLKFKNLNDFDRFNGGWLDKRYNFMSWTLSCLQLNAFYDRVELVTDQEGEALLIEKLNLPYSKVTVTLEDVNHYHNDLWAIGKLYTYSIQDEPFMHIDGDVFIWKKFDEQVNNAPLIVQNLDKDLPFYYPILNEVEENLTYIPKVVKKQRQKNRIVHSCNAGVFGGNDIPFLKEYCAKAFEFVNKNLKHLDKINVGYFNCIYEQYLFYCMIDHHNKEVRAVLNDLDKGVEGVKIEFNGVPTNVHYAHPANYAKKSETICNHIEHRLMMDYPEHYFHIIDLLDSHKI
- a CDS encoding acyl-CoA dehydrogenase family protein, producing MLSELLVKRNIYESQNHELIGLMIDDFLKREILPFHAEWEKNGKVSREIWEQTGTQGLLCIDVPEKYGGVGFDFSFSALFIEKLANFGITGPGFSLHSDIIANYIVKYGTEAQKNSYLPAMSQGTKIGAIAMTEPDCGSDLSNIKTTAVDKGSYYLVNGQKIFITNGLLCDFAIVAVKTPNASQKDSITLLLMDATAEGFQKGTTFKKLGMHAQDTCTLFFDNVKVPKEQVLFEEGKGFQLMMNELSRERLTIAIASAGMAKGAIEETIKYTTIRKAFKKPIAGFQNTQFKLAECATQLQIHQAFIDQCIALEIRGELSAESAAIAKCSASEMSTNIIDECLQLFGGYGYMWEYPIARRFADNRVAKIYGGTNEIMKILIAKKLLEGHI
- a CDS encoding LacI family DNA-binding transcriptional regulator yields the protein MSLSSFSTMTLKDLSQLSGFSVSTVSKALNNKFDISPSTRKAIQKIADQHNYVPNNYAVALRKKQTKAIAVIIPQINTNFYSCFLYNIEKVASKYGYRILVFQSFEEKKREKECLKSINDGSVDGAILVTKNSLNSLRKPQNHSLPIQCVQLSEEIQEKELKQNCMQAFSELLASFIVV